A single Triticum dicoccoides isolate Atlit2015 ecotype Zavitan chromosome 2A, WEW_v2.0, whole genome shotgun sequence DNA region contains:
- the LOC119353063 gene encoding uncharacterized protein LOC119353063 has translation MDEEFEEHDFSDGAVGEGEHALDPTEEHQPVITSRLSVKRVVEMVAKFYEYKRWLVTEIGFGAILKLPMLVKLDLRMSAWVMRKVNARCRAIVIDNDNTIGFTAKDFHKVFGIPCGNRDVGGRDAQISQSAINFIKQSIGMDSTVAHNLKAAEGFTSRDISEDSSKIEKDCFQIAFVIFVMGYLIAPCTKHDTMTIDFWGALANPELIPQFNWCEYAMQKLMSAVVKLQNDYQSKEATVHMFACHLFFQLFLLDNIDLGLFNMPPSELPRVQCFEQKRFRQMIIMAYGMKHGKWGYVPAGVRPAELVMYTRPDTTRQGCIDYHVSSGSMKQLVPRVPDRVDQWTPDLGVHATTAPADYLGDVRSAYHSRGPRDFANHLRQTCYGDPISFVHLIRAEPDVEVAECKVHAEHVVAAE, from the exons ATGGACGAAGAGTTTGAGGAACATGATTTTTCTGATGGAGCGGTCGGTGAGGGAGAGCATGCACTTGATCCGACAGAAGAACATCAGCCAGTTATTACTTCTCGGTTGTCAGTTAAGCGTGTTGTAGAGATGGTTGCAAAATTTTACGAATACAAGAGATGGCTTGTAACCGAAATTGGTTTTGGTGCAATTCTGAAGCTCCCAATGCTTGTCAAGTTGGACCTGAGGATGAGTGCTTGGGTTATGAGGAAGGTGAATGCTCGGTGTCGTGCAATCGTCATTGATAATGACAATACGATTGGTTTCACAGCAAAAGATTTCCACAAGGTTTTTGGCATCCCATGCGGGAATCGAGATGTGGGTGGCAGGGATGCACAAATTTCTCAATCTgcaatcaatttcatcaagcagtcaATTGGGATGGACAGTACAGTTGCTCATAATCTGAAGGCGGCTGAAGGTTTTACAAGTAGAGATATTTCAGAGGATTCGAGTAAAATTGAAAAGGATTGTTTTCAAATTGCATTCGTCATCTTTGTCATGGGCTATTTGATAGCACCGTGTACCAAGCATGACACCATGACCATTGATTTCTGGGGTGCTCTGGCCAATCCAGAATTGATCCCGCAGTTCAATTGGTGTGAGTATGCTATGCAGAAATTGATGTCAGCTGTTGTGAAGTTGCAGAATGATTATCAAAGCAAAGAAGCAACGGTTCATATGTTTGCGTGCCACCTTTTTTTCCAG CTTTTCTTGCTGGACAACATTGACCTTGGATTGTTCAATATGCCGCCATCTGAATTGCCCCGCGTGCAGTGCTTCGAACAGAAAAGGTTTCGGCAGATGATCATAATGGCTTATGGCATGAAGCACGGGAAGTGGGGTTATGTCCCTGCAGGG GTGCGGCCTGCGGAGCTAGTTATGTACACGCGGCCAGACACGACGCGCCAAGGATGCATTGACTACCATGTATCATCAGGTTCAATGAAGCAATTAGTTCCAAGGGTGCCTGATAGAGTGGACCAATGGACTCCGGATTTGGGTGTGCATGCAACGACGGCACCAGCTGACTATTTGGGTGATGTGAGGTCGGCATATCATTCACGTGGGCCAAGGGATTTTGCAAATCATTTGCGCCAGACTTGCTACGGTGATCCGATAAGTTTTGTTCATCTAATTAG AGCTGAGCCTGATGTTGAAGTAGCAGAATGCAAAGTGCACGCTGAGCATGTCGTTGCTGCGGAGTAG
- the LOC119353060 gene encoding uncharacterized protein LOC119353060 — translation MADPAALPIVPCPDCGRNVVTYVARRGQNAGQCFYKCRNHNPSAGGCDFYRWQEGYAAHLANLEGGEAAVGQIGPGQMQGGQAVEAQVVQADHGQPVQQNGPPEASQAASFASAVAGYMLAAAPAAGRQGVTVADAASINLVVSVANLVIGVAILLLLVADVVLRLVN, via the exons ATGGCGGATCCAGCTGCTCTGCCAATCGTGCCTTGTCCGGATTGCGGCAGGAACGTGGTGACCTACGTTGCTAGGCGCGGGCAGAACGCCGGTCAGTGTTTCTACAAGTGCCGGAATCACAAC CCTTCAGCGGGTGGATGCGATTTCTACAGGTGGCAGGAAGGCTATGCAGCGCATCTGGCCAATCTTGAAGGAGGAGAAGCTGCTGTGGGTCAAATCGGTCCGGGTCAGATGCAGGGTGGGCAAGCTGTCGAAGCTCAAGTTGTGCAGGCTGATCACGGCCAgccggtgcagcaaaatgggccgcCGGAGGCGTCGCAGGCTGCATCGTTTGCTAGTGCGGTCGCAGGATATATGCTCGCGGCAGCTCCAGCTGCCGGTCGGCAAGGTGTGACAGTCGCCGACGCCGCCTCCATCAACCTGGTGGTATCTGTAGCAAACCTGGTAATTGGGGTGGCAATTCTGCTGTTGCTCGTGGCAGATGTTGTCCTGCGCCTGGTTAATTAG